A window of the Tenebrio molitor chromosome 1, icTenMoli1.1, whole genome shotgun sequence genome harbors these coding sequences:
- the fz2 gene encoding frizzled-2: protein MTMESTRLAILVALLLRTVMSSSSLISNMDGSDQEERCEEITIPMCIGIGYNLTRMPNELNHETQEEAGLEVHQFWPLVEIKCSLDLKFFLCSMYAPICLPGYKKPLPPCQGLCKRAREGCEPIMTKYGFKWPERMDCDQFPIYGASSDQLCMDQNNASSTSTAKPPTRIKNLKPCRGSKNCTNPPGDGRKGGGKDCKCQCQRPLVSLGRDSPQYNRSVGGLANCAYPCKETYFNPDEKEFATVWITLWSSLCAASTLMTLTTFFIETERFKYPERPIVFLSACYFLVSVGYLIRVGVGHEEVACEGSMIRYSSTGANLCSLVFLLVYFFGMASSIWWVILSFTWFLAAGLKWGNEAIASYAQYFHVAAWLIPTLQTVVVLVSGAVDGDPVSGICYVGNMNMENLRTFVLAPLFIYLVVGTTFLVAGFISLFRIRNVIKKQGGAGAGSKADKLEKLMIRIGIFSVLYTVPASIVIGCHLYENAFHDEWLRSAACTCPESRMVSAKVRPIYSVLMLKYFMALAVGITSGVWIWSGKTLDSWRRLWRRLFGRPDPSGANAVLIKNRPGKAPPQYVVAGAGSASLLGPAGSVASASQHHLHHHVLKQPPLSHV from the coding sequence ATGACAATGGAGTCCACGAGGTTGGCAATACTCGTGGCGCTCCTGTTAAGAACGGTGATGTCAAGTTCGTCGTTGATATCAAACATGGATGGTAGTGATCAAGAAGAGAGATGTGAAGAAATTACAATTCCGATGTGTATAGGTATCGGATATAATCTGACGCGAATGCCGAACGAACTCAATCATGAAACTCAAGAAGAAGCGGGCCTAGAAGTTCATCAGTTTTGGCCTTTAGTCGAAATTAAGTGTTCACtcgatttgaaatttttcttatGTTCAATGTACGCCCCGATTTGCCTACCAGGATACAAGAAACCTTTACCTCCATGTCAAGGTTTATGCAAGAGAGCCCGTGAAGGATGCGAACCTATAATGACGAAGTATGGTTTCAAGTGGCCTGAACGCATGGACTGTGATCAGTTTCCTATTTATGGAGCCTCATCGGACCAACTCTGTATGGATCAAAATAATGCTAGTAGTACTTCAACTGCAAAACCGCCAACccgtataaaaaatttaaaaccatgTAGAGGTTCAAAAAACTGCACAAACCCCCCAGGAGACGGAAGAAAGGGCGGCGGGAAAGACTGcaaatgtcagtgtcaacgCCCTCTAGTCTCTCTGGGGAGGGACTCACCACAGTACAACCGAAGCGTAGGAGGTCTCGCAAATTGTGCATACCCGTGCAAGGAGACTTACTTCAACCCAGACGAAAAGGAGTTCGCCACCGTTTGGATAACACTTTGGTCGAGCCTATGCGCAGCATCAACGTTAATGACACTTACAACGTTCTTCATAGAAACGGAACGCTTCAAATACCCTGAAAGACCCATAGTATTTTTATCGGCCTGTTATTTTTTGGTGTCAGTAGGCTACTTAATTCGAGTTGGTGTAGGTCACGAAGAAGTAGCTTGTGAAGGATCAATGATCCGCTACTCCTCTACAGGAGCAAATCTTTGCTCGTTGGTATTCCTGTTGGTTTATTTCTTTGGAATGGCATCTTCAATATGGTGGGTTATTTTATCCTTCACTTGGTTTTTGGCCGCAGGTTTAAAATGGGGTAACGAAGCCATTGCCAGTTACGCGCAATACTTCCATGTAGCTGCCTGGTTAATACCGACTCTTCAGACTGTGGTAGTTTTGGTATCGGGTGCTGTAGATGGCGATCCAGTGTCAGGAATTTGTTATGTAGGAAACATGAATATGGAAAACTTACGCACATTTGTTCTTGCAcctcttttcatttatttggTAGTTGGTACCACTTTCTTGGTTGCTGGGTTTATATCACTGTTCAGAATAAGAAATGTGATTAAAAAGCAGGGTGGTGCCGGTGCCGGCTCAAAAGCTGATAAACTTGAGAAACTGATGATAAGAATCGGAATATTTAGTGTTTTGTATACAGTTCCAGCTTCAATAGTAATAGGTTGTCATTTATATGAGAATGCATTCCATGATGAATGGCTGAGATCTGCAGCTTGCACATGCCCTGAATCCCGAATGGTCAGTGCTAAAGTCCGCCCCATTTATTCTGTTTTAATGCTCAAATACTTCATGGCACTAGCCGTTGGCATTACCTCTGGTGTTTGGATATGGTCGGGTAAGACGTTAGATTCATGGCGAAGACTTTGGAGGCGATTGTTTGGTCGACCAGATCCTAGTGGAGCAAATgccgttttaataaaaaatagaccGGGAAAAGCTCCACCACAGTACGTAGTTGCTGGAGCGGGTAGTGCTTCTCTATTGGGTCCTGCTGGTAGCGTGGCATCCGCGAGCCAACATCATCTTCATCATCACGTTCTGAAACAACCGCCGCTAAGTCACGTATGA